The following coding sequences lie in one Gadus morhua chromosome 20, gadMor3.0, whole genome shotgun sequence genomic window:
- the slitrk5b gene encoding SLIT and NTRK-like protein 5: MHPWILLLCTIATSMSVAEMFQSYGDTCERLCACEEKEDVLTVGCEARGIGSLSEVQPVYYPTYHLLLTGNLLSKLSVDDFVAYTGLTILHLGSNDISEVQPGAFNGLQGLRRLHLNNNKIDALREELFYGLENLEYLQLDYNYITHVEADSFSRLMHLEVLILNDNLISSLPTNVFQLVPLTHLDLRGNQLKTLPYSGLLEHMTDVVELQLEENPWNCSCELIALKTWLESISYTALVGDVVCEFPFRLHGRDADELSKQELCPRRAIAEYEMPRLSSDAYQRTPPAAVTSPFTSSGIARSSSRPTKGPRQSGKLKSKPTARVPSNKPQNYGQIVSYQTKSPVPLDCPAACTCNLQISDLGLNVNCQERKVERISDLNPKPYNPKKMYLTGNYITVVRRSDFIEATGLDLLHLGNNRIAHIRDRAFGDLKHLRRLYLNGNVIERLTGDIFYGLESIQFLYLEYNVIKEVAVNTFQHVPNLQLLFLNNNLLKALPEGAFTGLTLARLNLRNNHLRSLPVSGVLDQLSALVQVDLFENPWDCSCSILELRSWLEQLSTGTVVNNVICSSPRKLSGEDMRYIKTTNFCPNNASAVAPAVTPSEEAFPGSTVTIETSLDSDAPRDAVPLSVLILALLLIFIASVFVAAGLFAAVRKRHQKAQHEQNMSVNACISSLNMEYGLYKKAAIPKVRTSAGHVYEFIPPPAEHAAPTPVSQPLDTYRDLEGLNGPFLGDVDHEALSSEYGSTATEPPVIRRCCGLKDGAYYHRDASETEPRGPHCGTLPCRHSEHTSARYDADFDARPQCTHPERVQQQTILYCSAPSTAYAASEPSRSEYWELKAKLHIDPDYLEVLEKHTTYSQF, from the coding sequence GGGACACGTGTGAGCGTCTGTGTGCCtgcgaggagaaggaggacgtcCTCACCGTGGGCTGTGAGGCCCGCGGCATCGGGAGTCTCAGCGAGGTCCAGCCCGTGTACTACCCCACCTACCACCTCCTGCTCACCGGGAACCTGCTGAGCAAGCTCTCGGTCGACGACTTTGTGGCGTACACGGGCCTGACCATCCTGCACCTGGGCAGCAACGACATCTCGGAGGTGCAGCCGGGGGCCTTCAACGGCCTGCAGGGATTGAGACGGCTgcacctcaacaacaacaagatcGACGCGCTGAGAGAGGAGCTGTTCTACGGTCTGGAGAACCTGGAGTATCTGCAGTTGGACTACAACTACATCACGCACGTGGAGGCGGACTCCTTCAGCCGCCTGATGCACCTGGAGGTCCTGATCCTCAACGACAACCTCATCTCCTCGCTGCCCACCAACGTCTTCCAGCTGGTTCCCCTGACCCACCTGGACCTCCGGGGGAACCAGCTGAAGACGCTGCCGTACTCGGGGCTGCTGGAGCACATGACGGACGTGGTGGAGCTGCAGCTGGAGGAGAACCCCTGGAACTGCTCCTGCGAGCTGATCGCCCTGAAGACCTGGCTTGAGAGCATCTCGTACACGGCGCTGGTCGGGGACGTGGTCTGCGAGTTCCCCTTCCGGCTGCACGGCCGCGACGCCGATGAGCTCTCCAAGCAGGAGCTGTGTCCTCGCCGGGCCATCGCCGAGTACGAGATGCCCCGTCTGAGCAGCGATGCGTACCAGCGCACGCCTCCCGCCGCCGTCacctcccccttcacctcctcgggcatcgcccgctcctcctctagGCCCACCAAAGGACCGCGGCAGTCGGGCAAATTAAAGTCGAAGCCCACCGCGCGAGTCCCGTCCAATAAGCCTCAGAATTACGGTCAAATTGTTTCATATCAGACTAAGTCCCCGGTGCCTTTAGATTGCCCCGCTGCCTGCACTTGTAATCTTCAAATATCAGACCTGGGCCTGAATGTTAATTGCCAAGAGAGGAAAGTAGAGCGGATCTCTGATTTAAATCCCAAGCCGTACAATCCTAAGAAGATGTATCTCACGGGGAACTACATCACAGTCGTCCGCAGGTCAGACTTCATCGAGGCGACCGGTCTGGATTTGCTCCATCTGGGAAACAATCGAATCGCTCACATACGTGACCGGGCGTTCGGCGACTTGAAGCACCTACGCCGGTTATACCTCAACGGCAACGTGATCGAACGCCTCACCGGCGACATCTTCTACGGCCTGGAGAGCATCCAGTTCTTGTACCTAGAATACAACGTCATCAAAGAGGTGGCCGTCAACACCTTCCAGCACGTCCCCAACCTCCAGCTGCTGTTCCTGAACAACAACCTGCTGAAGGCCTTGCCCGAGGGCGCCTTCACGGGCCTGACGCTCGCCCGGCTGAACCTGCGCAACAACCATCTCCGCTCGCTGCCCGTCAGCGGCGTGCTGGACCAGCTCTCCGCCCTGgtgcaggtggacctcttcgagAACCCCTGGGACTGCTCCTGCTCCATCCTGGAGCTGCGTAGCTGGCTGGAGCAGCTCAGCACGGGCACCGTGGTCAACAACGTCATCTGCAGCTCCCCCAGGAAGCTGTCGGGGGAGGACATGCGGTACATCAAGACCACCAACTTCTGCCCCAACAACGCGTCCGCCGTGGCCCCCGCGGTCACGCCCTCGGAGGAGGCGTTCCCCGGCAGCACCGTCACCATAGAGACCTCGCTGGACTCGGACGCGCCGCGCGACGCCGTCCCCCTGTCGGTGCTCATCCTCGCCCTGCTCCTCATCTTCATAGCGTCGGTGTTCGTGGCGGCGGGGCTGTTCGCGGCCGTGAGGAAGAGGCACCAGAAGGCGCAGCACGAGCAGAACATGTCGGTGAATGCCTGCATCAGCTCGCTGAACATGGAGTACGGCCTGTACAAGAAGGCGGCCATCCCCAAGGTCCGGACCTCCGCCGGCCACGTGTACGAGttcatccccccccctgccgAGCACGCCGCCCCTACCCCCGTCAGCCAACCCCTGGACACGTACCGGGATCTGGAGGGGTTAAACGGGCCCTTCCTGGGCGACGTCGACCACGAGGCGCTGAGCTCCGAGTACGGCAGCACCGCCACGGAGCCCCCCGTCATCAGACGCTGCTGCGGCCTCAAGGACGGGGCGTACTACCACAGGGACGCGTCGGAGACGGAACCCCGCGGCCCCCACTGCGGCACGCTGCCGTGCCGGCACAGCGAACACACATCCGCTCGCTACGACGCAGACTTTGATGCGAGGCCCCAGTGCACGCACCCCGAGAGAGTACAGCAGCAGACGATCCTGTACTGCTCCGCTCCCAGTACTGCGTACGCGGCCTCGGAGCCCAGCCGCAGCGAGTACTGGGAGCTGAAAGCCAAGCTGCACATTGATCCAGATTACCTTGAAGTGCTGGAGAAACACACGACTTATTCACAGTTCTAG